A genomic window from Litoreibacter janthinus includes:
- a CDS encoding YciI family protein → MVAWADYKAEAKKRGALALELYVAHSTPAKAPEDVKASLPDHLAYQARLEAEGKLAFAGPMSDESGDHMQGMGLIIYRAESLETARALAEDDPMHKSGARSFTLRRWMINEGSLTLSVGLSTKTISLT, encoded by the coding sequence ATGGTTGCATGGGCGGACTATAAAGCAGAGGCCAAGAAACGCGGCGCTCTGGCGCTAGAACTTTACGTCGCGCACAGCACACCAGCGAAGGCCCCGGAAGACGTCAAAGCCTCCCTGCCCGACCATCTCGCTTATCAAGCGCGGCTTGAAGCGGAAGGAAAGCTTGCTTTTGCCGGACCTATGTCGGACGAAAGCGGCGACCATATGCAAGGGATGGGCTTGATCATTTACCGCGCAGAGTCCCTCGAAACCGCGCGCGCACTCGCCGAAGATGACCCGATGCACAAAAGCGGCGCGCGTAGTTTCACATTGCGCCGCTGGATGATAAACGAGGGATCGCTGACCCTTTCGGTCGGCCTATCTACCAAGACCATCAGCT